The following are from one region of the Fusarium keratoplasticum isolate Fu6.1 chromosome 4, whole genome shotgun sequence genome:
- a CDS encoding Zf-LYAR domain-containing protein: MVSFSCEACGDVLTKKKLDPHRNRCRGATFTCIDCMVHFPGVQYRSHTSCMTEDQKYQGALYKDNKNKNKKQKHSHPNYNPPTTPQQNQTQVQSLSQAIVNTNDNNNNDDEDATMAHHAYVEDLPEDRDYEWAEYEEEDDSSDDEFAGGPPPEAPTPPSAAPEPHVDVFEFLVGTGQTPNASNMNLAACHGLADAEPSTSLVRYEPKTEDYPYMEEDDDDDDEDDDDDEEDDEPVAKFANAPPPEPQFVTPAPKTERRKSRSSTEKKDKKRKRLHVEVPNDQVMTDAPPVLHSGLTGGLSRMMRPVFPPSPDYSGGDAPEVSPASPLKKSKHSKKHAAGHSLFGMIAGATKPKSKSKSKTKSSKTKSSKTKKTSSSKKHSHKEKKPQLIEYRPQSKDGKTEPGNNQVILFKPRADVFLSFVDKGPESEKGLSMNKVLKRFHREREATGSELGKGKEEKELWRSLRLRQNERGEIVLFSIE, translated from the exons AtggtctccttctcctgtgAG GCGTGCGGTGACGtcctcaccaagaagaaacTCGACCCTCATCGAAACCGCTGCCGCGGCGCCACCTTTACCTGCATTGATTGCATGGTACACTTCCCCGGCGTCCAGTACCGATCTCATACC AGCTGCATGACCGAGGACCAAAAGTATCAAGGCGCCCTCTACAAGgacaacaagaacaagaacaagaagcagaaacaCAGCCACCCCAACTACAACCCTCCCACCACTCCCCAGCAGAACCAGACTCAGGTCCAGTCTCTGTCCCAAGCTAttgtcaacaccaacgacaataacaacaacgacgacgaagacgcTACTATGGCCCACCACGCCTATGTCGAAGACCTCCCTGAAGACCGCGACTACGAATGGGCCGAgtacgaggaggaagatgacagcagcgacgacgagttTGCCGGCGGCCCCCCACCAGAGGCCCCGACTCCCCCTTCAGCTGCCCCTGAACCCCATGTCGACGTATTTGAGTTCCTCGTTGGAACGGGCCAGACGCCCAATGCCTCCAACATGAACCTCGCAGCCTGCCACGGACTGGCTGACGCTGAGCCAAGCACTTCACTGGTGCGATACGAACCCAAGACGGAGGACTACCCTTATAtggaggaagacgatgacgacgatgacgaagacgacgacgacgatgaggaggacgatgagccTGTGGCCAAGTTCGCCAATGCTCCTCCGCCTGAGCCTCAGTTTGTCACACCAGCTCCGAAGACGGAGAGACGCAAGAGCCGAAGCAGcaccgagaagaaggacaagaagcgcaagcgaTTACACGTTGAGGTCCCCAACGACCAGGTCATGACTGATGCGCCCCCTGTGCTGCACTCGGGACTCACTGGTGGTCTGAGCCGTATGATGCGCCCCGTCTTTCCCCCATCTCCCGATTActctggtggtgatgccCCTGAAGTCTCCCCTGCGAGCCCATTGAAGAAGTCGAAGCACTCGAAGAAGCACGCCGCCGGTCACAGCCTGTTTGGCATGATTGCGGGTgccaccaagcccaagtctaAGAGCAAGTCCAAGACCAAGTCGTCCAAGACCAAGTCATCCAAGACTAAGAAGACATCTTCGTCAAAGAAGCACTCTCataaggagaagaagcctcaGCTGATCGAATACCGACCTCAaagcaaggacggcaagaccGAGCCTGGCAACAACCAGGTGATCCTCTTCAAGCCTCGTGCCGACGTCTTCCTCAGCTTCGTGGATAAGGGACCCGAAAGCGAGAAGGGCCTGAGCATGAACAAGGTCTTGAAGCGCTTCCACCGGGAGCGTGAGGCTACGGGCAGCGAGcttggcaagggcaaggaagagaaggaacTTTGGCGGTCGCTGCGTCTTCGCCAGAACGAACGAGGCGAGATCGTCTTGTTCTCTATTGAGTGA